In the genome of Candidatus Pristimantibacillus lignocellulolyticus, the window GGAGCGTAAGTCTCGTAAAGTGACGATCTATTCTATAGAACTATTAAATCTTGATCTAGATGGGGAACATCCACAATTTAGCTTCTCCGTACAATGCTCTAAAGGTACATATATTCGTACATTATGTGTTGATATTGGAAAGGCATTAGGTGTACCTGCTACGATGGCATCATTAATTCGTACGATGTCAGGAGGCATAACGAAGTCGCAATGCTTAACATTAGAACAAGTAGAAGAATATATGAACAATGGTACTCTTGAGCAGATGCTAGTTGCTCCAGAACTTGCTATCGATCATCTGCCCGCTACTACAGTGCAAAGCATTAAACGGAGATATGCAATCCAAGGTCAAAAGCTTTATTGGACGGATATAACAGGACATCAATTGTTAGCGGATCATTCTTTGGTTCGTGTCTTTGATGAAGAAGATGTTTTCTTGGGTGTTTTCGAACTTGATAAACAAAATCATCTTGTGAAACCAATTAAAGTATTTTCTTGATCAAAAATGTTAATGATGAAATGTAGGTGTGTCAACTTTGAAAATCATAACTTTGACTTACCCTATATCACTTAGTGAGATAGAGTTGAATGATCAATCATTATCGATTGCAATAGGACATTTTGATGGTGTTCACAAAGGACATCAACAAGTTATTTCTAAAGCAGTTTCTACTGCAAGAGCAAATGGACACGCTTCTGCAGTCATGACATTTGATCCTCATCCAAAAGCGATTTTAGGTCAAGGCGAACAATATGTTCAATGTATTACTCCACTATCTACTAAAACTAATCTTTTTGAACAACTTGGTGTTGATTATGTGTTCATCGTCAAATTTGACAGTAATTTTTCGAAAATTACTCCAAATGAATTCGTAACTAATATTTTGCAAACACTTCGAGTAGTCAATGTAGTTGTAGGGTTTGACTTCCGTTTTGGTGTAGGTGGTTCAGGAAATGCTGAAATTATGAAGCAATTATGTGAACCGTCCATCCAAGTGGAAGTCATTGAAGCATATATCATTGACGGAGTAAAAGTAAGTAGCACTGTCATTAGAGAATGTATGGAAAGTGGAGATATAGAGCGAGCTAACCATTTATTAGGTCGTTATTTTGAAGTAGAAGGAACAGTTGTTCAAGGTGATCAGCGTGGACGTACGATCGGTTTTCCTACAGCAAATCTCAGACTTCATGCTCCGTATGTTACTATTCGCTTAGGTGTATATGCGATTATCGCATATCTAGGCAACAAAAAGTACTATGGGGTTATGAATCACGGTATGAAGCCAACCTTCTATGAG includes:
- a CDS encoding bifunctional riboflavin kinase/FAD synthetase, which produces MKIITLTYPISLSEIELNDQSLSIAIGHFDGVHKGHQQVISKAVSTARANGHASAVMTFDPHPKAILGQGEQYVQCITPLSTKTNLFEQLGVDYVFIVKFDSNFSKITPNEFVTNILQTLRVVNVVVGFDFRFGVGGSGNAEIMKQLCEPSIQVEVIEAYIIDGVKVSSTVIRECMESGDIERANHLLGRYFEVEGTVVQGDQRGRTIGFPTANLRLHAPYVTIRLGVYAIIAYLGNKKYYGVMNHGMKPTFYEKDIIPVMEAHLFDFSEDIYGEKMTIEVVQFLRSERKFDGITALIEQLHFDSDQAMKLLQQT
- the truB gene encoding tRNA pseudouridine(55) synthase TruB encodes the protein MDGVLAIWKAEGWTSHDVVAKARRLLGMKRIGHAGTLDPMVTGVLPLCLGRSTRVVEYIQERPKAYEATIRLGVATDTEDISGEVIETSEVSNIREQQIREVLHSFIGEIDQIPPMFSAIKIDGKRLYELAREGKTVERKSRKVTIYSIELLNLDLDGEHPQFSFSVQCSKGTYIRTLCVDIGKALGVPATMASLIRTMSGGITKSQCLTLEQVEEYMNNGTLEQMLVAPELAIDHLPATTVQSIKRRYAIQGQKLYWTDITGHQLLADHSLVRVFDEEDVFLGVFELDKQNHLVKPIKVFS